The genomic interval CTGACCGACGCGCTCTGGCAGGGCGGATCGGCCGGCCACGAACCGGACGCGGTTCCGCTGCGCGTCGTCGCCGGCTGAGCGACCCCTTCCGATCCACATCCCCCATTGCCGGAGCCTGTCCCCCCGCATGTCCACCGTTTCCGTCGTGACTATTGCCAAAGGACGGCCCGCCCATCTGCGCAACGTTCTCCTCGGGCTGGAACGCCAGACGCGGCCGCCCGCCGAATTCGTCATCGCCGTGATGCAGGACGCGCCCTACGACCTGCCCGAGAGCGCCTTCCCGGTTCGCCAGATCCTGGTATCGGGCTCGGAACTGCCACTCGCGGCCGCGCGCAACCGCGGCGTGGCGGCGGCAAGCGGAGAGAACATCGTCTTCCTCGACGTCGATTGCATCCCCGCACCCGACCTCGTGGCCGACTACGCCCAGGCGCTGTCCGAACTCGACGGTCTGCTGATGGGCGAGGTGCTGCACCTGCCCGAGCACGCCACCGCGGGCGAGTGGCATTACGCCGACCTCGCAGCGGTCGCGGAAAAGCATTCCGACCGCCGCGGTCCGCCGGCTGCGGGCATCGAGATCTGCAACGATTACCGCTGCTTCTGGTCGCTCAACTTCGCGATCCGGCGGGCGACATTCCAGGCCGTCGGCGGTTTCGACGAGCGCTATACCGGCTATGGCGGCGAGGATACCGATTTCGGCAAGATCCTCGACCAGTGCGGCCTTCCCATCGCCTGGATGAAGGGCGCGCTCGCCTATCACCAGTACCACCCGCACCACATGCCCCCGATCCACCATCTCGACAGCGTGGTGCGCAACGCCGAGCTGTTCGAGGCCAAGTGGGGCTACCGCACCATGGGGCACTGGCTCCACGCCTTCAAGGTGATGGGCCTGATCGACGACACGCCCGAGCAGCCGATCCGCATCCTGCGCCGGCCCGACGCCGAGGATCTCGCGCTCACCGGGCAGCAGAGCCACCAGCCCTATACCAATTCCGCCTCGGTCATCCGGCATCTGGAGGCCCGCGCACGCGAACGGGACGTGCCGCCGGGCTCCGTGCCGGTGACGGCGTGAGGATCGCGCTCCTCGCTCATCTGCGCCACCCGATCGCCCCGCCCTTCGCCGGCGGCCTGGAAGCCTATACCTGGCACCTCGCCGACGGGCTGACGGCGCGCGGCCACGAGGTCGCGCTGTTCGCGGCCGGCGACAGCGACCCGCGCTTTTCGATCGACCCGGTGGTCCCGGTTCATCACGAGCGGAGTTTTCCGGGGCTGGAGCATCGGGGCGACCCAGGACTGAAGGCGCATGTCGACGCGGGCTACGCCGCCGCCTGCGACCGGATCGCGACCGGCGGCTTCGACGTGCTGCACAACAACAGCCTCAGCCGTCTGCCCCTTGAGCGCCACCGCACGGCCGCCGTTCCGACGGTGACCTCGCTGCATGTGCCGCCCTATGACGCCTTGCGCTGGTGGGTGCACGACAGTGTCGCCCCCGGTCACCGGATCACCGTGACCTCGCAGGCGCAGGCGCGGGCTTGGTGGCCGGACGGGCCGTCGCCCGAGGTCTCGGTGCTGCACAACGGGATCGATCCGGCGTCGTGGCCCTTTCAGGCGGACGGCGACGGCAGCGCCGTCTGGTGCGGACGCATCGCGCCGATCAAGGGGACGCATCTCGCCGTTCGAGCCGCCCGGAAGGCCGGCCTGCCCGTCACCCTGTTCGGCCCGATCGAGGAGCCGGAATACTGGGAGACGCAGGTCGCGCCACTCATTGGCGGCCCGATCCGCTACGGCGGCCATCTTGGTAACCCGGCGCTGGCGCGGGAGATCGGCCGCGCCTCCGTCTTCCTGTTCACTCCGTGCTGGGACGAGCCCTTCGGGCTGGTGGCGGTCGAGGCGATGGCCTGCGGCCTGCCGGTGGCCGGCTTCGCCAGGGGCGCGGCTGCGGAGGTCGTCGGTGAGGCCGGCTGTCTCGTTCCGCCCGAGGACGACGCTGCCCTGTCACGGGTAATCGGCACGGCGCTGACGATCCCACGCACGGTGCCGCGTGCGCGGGTCCACCGCTTGTTCACCCGCGATCGGTGGCTCGACCGCTGCGAGTCCCTCTACGCAGCGGCCCGCGCCGGTTGAACCCTGCCTCCTGTTGATCCCCGCCTCTCTTCCGAGCCGAAGACATGACCCGACCGGACATCATCGCCGCCCTCTGGCACGGCCGCGATCCCTTCGCCGATCCCCCGGACACCCTGAGGCCCCTCGATCTTCAGGGCTGGCGCAGCGTTCACCCGTATCTGGAGGAAGCGGTGATCCGGCACCGTCCCGGCGTGGTCGTCGAGATCGGAACCTGGAAGGGAGCGAGCGCGCTCTACCTCGCTCGTACGATGGCGGAGCACGGGATCGACGGCACCATCGTCGCGGTCGATACCTGGCTCGGTGCCGTCGATCACTGGATGGACGAGCGCCTTTTCGCCGAACTCGCCACCGAACACGGCTTTCCCAGCCTTTACCGCACCTTCCTGGCCAATGTTCTGCACGAAGGGCTTGCCGACCGGGTGGTGCCGCTGCCGCTCGACTCGGTGAATGCCGCCGAGCTGATGCGCCTGCGCGGCGTGACCGCCGACGTGATCCATCTCGATGCCGGCCACGAAGAAGCATCCGTCGCCGCCGACCTCCGGGCATGGTGGCCGGTGTTGCGGCCCGGCGGCCTGTTCATCGCCGACGATTACGACCGTCTCGGAGGAAGCTTTCCCGGCGTGACGCGAGCGGTGGACGCCTTCTGCGCCGAATCTGGCGTGAAAGGGCCCTGGTCGTTCCAAGGCAAAGCCAAGTTCGTCAAGCTTGGTTGAACCCCCCCGACATCGGCGATCCTCGCCGATGACCTCGAAACGCCGTTATGCAAAAGCGCCGAACGACAGGCCGAACCGCTTGCGGCCACGCCTCAATGCGTCGCGAACTTGATGCTGATCGCGGCCTTGGCTGTCAGGCCTGGGTTCGGCAAGGCGTTGAGGTATTGCGTGTAGCGCTTGTCGAATGCGTTCTGCAGGACGAAATCCGCTCTCACCCTGTCGTTGACGATGTCGGACCCGAAGAAGTCGACGAGGCCGTAGTCCCTGGTGGCGAGGATGGCGGTGCCGGCCGGCAGGTCGGTCCGCGCCTCGACGAAGGTGAGGCGGCTCGCCACCGTGAGGTTGCCGTCGAGGATGCGCAGGCGCACCGTGGTGCCGAGGCGGTTCGGCGGGACGGTGACGAGCGTTTCCCCCGTCGCCCGGTCGCGCCCGTCCGTATGCGTTGCGGCGAGCGTGAGGAAGCCGGCACCCCACCCGTAGGCGCCCTCCAGCTCGACACCCCGCCGTTCGGCCTGGGCGATGTTCCGATACTGAAAGTCGCGCACCGGGATGACACAGGGGAAGCGCCCGGGAATACGGGCGCAGATCGAGGCGGGAATGCCGGCGAGCGCAGACACGTAGAAGGTGGGCCCGACCGACTGAATGCCGATGAATTCGTCCACCGTGTTGTGGAAGACGTTGAGCTTGGCCCGGAACACGTCGCCGGGCAGGAGCACATCGTTATACTTCAGATTGACGCTGCACTCGATGTTGTGGGCGGTCTCCGGGCGCAGGTTCGGGTTCGGCCGGATGCCAAAGGCCGGGAACGGGTGGATGCCCTGCACCAGCGTCTCGGTGATCGAGGGCGCGCGGCAACCCTCGGCAGAGGCGCCGTAGAGATGGAGGCCGCTGGAGCGGAAGCCGTCCCCCGAGAGGTCGTCATGGTCGTAGCGTAGCGCGCCGATCAACCGCAGCCAGGAACTGTAGCGGATCTCGTCCTGCACGACAGCGCCGGCGAAGCTGCGCTCGCCCCACGGCGCGAGCGCCGTGCCCTCGACGAAGACGGTGTCTGCCGCGGGGGGAGTTTCCCTCGTTCGACATCACGATCCGCAGTCCCGCACCGAGGTGCCATAGGATTTCCGTGACGGCCCCGCCGATCGAGGCGATCCGCACGGCCGACGCCGAGCAGAGCACCGAGGATCGTCCGGCACGAGAGATCCGGCGAAGAGAAATCCAGGATCATTTCGTGAGGATCAGCTCGTTGTAGCTTGTGATGCGGAGGCGATCACCGGACTGGCTGCCCTGTGAGTCGGCGCCGAACGGCGCTCGTCTTCCTGGCGTGTTTCAGGGTCATTTACAGTAATTTATGGCATGTGCAGATCTTCTACATCATGCTATTTATCGCAATTTCGAGAATATAATCCCGTTTTATGGTGCTTATGAAAAAAGCATGTGGTCGAAATTCTGGTATTTAATAGAATGTAAGTGGCGATGATCTTGGAGTGCGAGCGGTTGTCGCACAGGCCGGTCATACAGATTCTCCTCATCTCGACCCTGGCGACGTTTGCCATCGCCACATCAATCGCAGGGCGACCGAACCCGGCGGCGCGGATCGGCGGCTTTCCGCACCAAAGCTCATCCGTGGCGATGCCGGGCGATCACGACGCGGCAAACCGAGATCGTCGTTCCGGCGGCCGGTCGTAGCCGAGGCAGGGCGTGCCCGGCCGGGCGGCGGCGTGCGGTCGGTCGATATCGAAGCTGTGCGGGACGTTGGGCAGGTGGCCACAGGCGCGTGCCGATCAAAGCGTCAGGCCGCGTGTGCCGGGCAGCCGTCATCCGTTCGGACATCATCGGAGTCCAGATATCGGGGTACGGCACACCGATGCCACGTCCTCCAACGATCTTAGGATCGCCCGCCGTTCAACTTCGAGCCGACCGTGTCCGGTCGCGATAGCATCGCGGCCGCCTGCGGTGCGGATGGCGATGGAACCGCGATCCCAGAGCGTCTGCGGCATGCCAACAGAGCGTTCGACCTGCTCCGGACACGGCGCTCGTAGGCTAAATCCGCGTCAGCGCACTCGTTGTATGCGAACCGGATTCTCTATTTTTATTTCATTGGTATAATAAAAATATGATATTTATATTTATGATAAATCATGAAAATAATACAT from Methylobacterium sp. AMS5 carries:
- a CDS encoding galactosyltransferase-related protein encodes the protein MSTVSVVTIAKGRPAHLRNVLLGLERQTRPPAEFVIAVMQDAPYDLPESAFPVRQILVSGSELPLAAARNRGVAAASGENIVFLDVDCIPAPDLVADYAQALSELDGLLMGEVLHLPEHATAGEWHYADLAAVAEKHSDRRGPPAAGIEICNDYRCFWSLNFAIRRATFQAVGGFDERYTGYGGEDTDFGKILDQCGLPIAWMKGALAYHQYHPHHMPPIHHLDSVVRNAELFEAKWGYRTMGHWLHAFKVMGLIDDTPEQPIRILRRPDAEDLALTGQQSHQPYTNSASVIRHLEARARERDVPPGSVPVTA
- a CDS encoding glycosyltransferase family 4 protein produces the protein MRIALLAHLRHPIAPPFAGGLEAYTWHLADGLTARGHEVALFAAGDSDPRFSIDPVVPVHHERSFPGLEHRGDPGLKAHVDAGYAAACDRIATGGFDVLHNNSLSRLPLERHRTAAVPTVTSLHVPPYDALRWWVHDSVAPGHRITVTSQAQARAWWPDGPSPEVSVLHNGIDPASWPFQADGDGSAVWCGRIAPIKGTHLAVRAARKAGLPVTLFGPIEEPEYWETQVAPLIGGPIRYGGHLGNPALAREIGRASVFLFTPCWDEPFGLVAVEAMACGLPVAGFARGAAAEVVGEAGCLVPPEDDAALSRVIGTALTIPRTVPRARVHRLFTRDRWLDRCESLYAAARAG
- a CDS encoding class I SAM-dependent methyltransferase, whose amino-acid sequence is MTRPDIIAALWHGRDPFADPPDTLRPLDLQGWRSVHPYLEEAVIRHRPGVVVEIGTWKGASALYLARTMAEHGIDGTIVAVDTWLGAVDHWMDERLFAELATEHGFPSLYRTFLANVLHEGLADRVVPLPLDSVNAAELMRLRGVTADVIHLDAGHEEASVAADLRAWWPVLRPGGLFIADDYDRLGGSFPGVTRAVDAFCAESGVKGPWSFQGKAKFVKLG